The Cryobacterium sp. SO1 genomic sequence GGCCACCCGGGCTCCGGCCCCCAGTGTCTGGGAGTAGCGGCTAGGCCAGATCCTCGCCCGCCGGAGCCGGAGCCGGCTTGGGCACGAGGAGCTCCTGATAGTGGCTCTTCAGCGCGGGGTAGTACTTGCTGAAAGACGGCAGCGAGTGGTGGGTCCGCGATGCGACCAAACGATCGAGGTAGTAGTCCCAGACCGGTCCGAACGTGGCGGCCTCTGCCGGGGAGTGCAATCGCAGCCCGAAGGTCAGCACGGTCTTGCCCGATCCCTCGGTCAGATGCGCCATCACCCGCCAGGCGTCCTCACCCTCGCCGATGTCCAAGGCCAGCTTCTTGAATTCCACACATTCCAGGATGCTCACGTACTCCCACTGGGAATCGTGCTTCGATTCCATCCGGAACCGCACGGCACCGGTGCGTGGGGACCCCGTGTAGGTGCCGATCCAGCCGTGCAGGGCCTCAGGCTTGGTCACGGCCTCCCACACCGACTCCGCGGGCGCAGGGAAGATGCGGTCGAAGAGCAAGTAGAGCCCGTCGGCGCGGTGGGCGAGTCTTC encodes the following:
- a CDS encoding SRPBCC domain-containing protein; its protein translation is MPTSPLPGPPDVAHATGRLAHRADGLYLLFDRIFPAPAESVWEAVTKPEALHGWIGTYTGSPRTGAVRFRMESKHDSQWEYVSILECVEFKKLALDIGEGEDAWRVMAHLTEGSGKTVLTFGLRLHSPAEAATFGPVWDYYLDRLVASRTHHSLPSFSKYYPALKSHYQELLVPKPAPAPAGEDLA